One genomic window of Desertifilum tharense IPPAS B-1220 includes the following:
- a CDS encoding ferredoxin, with the protein MEDLPRQVRICQNTSCRKLGSAKVLAAFQALPVEGVEILATRCLGQCGNGPMVLVLPDAIWYGGVHPDEVPAVVTKHLQGGTPVKGMLYST; encoded by the coding sequence ATGGAAGACTTACCTCGACAAGTGAGAATTTGCCAAAATACCAGTTGTCGCAAACTCGGTTCTGCTAAGGTTTTAGCCGCATTTCAAGCCTTACCCGTCGAAGGGGTAGAAATTCTCGCCACCCGTTGCTTGGGACAATGTGGCAATGGGCCGATGGTTTTGGTCTTACCCGACGCCATCTGGTATGGTGGGGTACATCCCGATGAAGTGCCTGCGGTTGTCACCAAACACTTACAGGGAGGCACCCCAGTCAAGGGAATGCTTTATTCTACTTAA
- the thiC gene encoding phosphomethylpyrimidine synthase, whose protein sequence is MRTEWVAKRQGQANVSQMHYARQGVITEEMHHVAKRENLPADLVREEVARGRMIIPANINHTNLEPMCIGIASKCKVNANIGASPNSSDLAEEVAKLHLAIKYGADTVMDLSTGGGNLDEIRTAIIQASSVPIGTVPIYQALESVHGNMENLTPDDFLHIIEKHAQQGVDYMTIHAGILIEHLPLVKNRITGIVSRGGGILARWMLHHHKQNPLYTHFQDIIEIFKKYDVSFSLGDSLRPGCTHDASDEAQLAELKTLGQLTRKAWEHDVQVMVEGPGHVPMDQIEFNVKKQMEECSEAPFYVLGPLVTDIAPGYDHITSAIGAAIAGWHGTAMLCYVTPKEHLGLPNAEDVRNGLIAYKIAAHAADIARHRPGARDRDDELSAARYNFDWNRQFELSLDPERAKEYHDETLPADIYKTAEFCSMCGPKFCPMQTKVDADALTELEKFLAKDKEAVSSK, encoded by the coding sequence ATGCGTACTGAATGGGTAGCCAAACGGCAGGGACAAGCCAATGTCTCGCAAATGCACTATGCGCGTCAAGGTGTCATTACCGAAGAAATGCACCACGTCGCCAAACGGGAAAACTTACCAGCGGACTTAGTTCGCGAAGAAGTCGCCAGAGGGAGAATGATTATCCCGGCGAACATCAACCACACGAACTTAGAACCGATGTGTATCGGCATTGCTTCTAAGTGTAAAGTCAATGCCAACATTGGGGCCTCTCCCAACTCTTCAGACTTAGCCGAAGAAGTTGCCAAACTGCACCTCGCCATCAAGTATGGTGCAGATACCGTCATGGACTTATCGACCGGAGGCGGTAACTTAGACGAAATTCGTACCGCCATCATTCAAGCCTCATCGGTTCCCATCGGTACCGTTCCCATCTACCAAGCCTTAGAAAGCGTGCATGGGAATATGGAAAACCTGACGCCCGATGACTTTCTGCACATCATCGAGAAACACGCCCAACAAGGCGTAGACTACATGACCATCCATGCAGGCATCTTAATCGAACACCTGCCGTTAGTCAAAAATCGGATCACCGGGATTGTTTCTCGCGGCGGCGGTATCCTCGCCCGGTGGATGCTACACCACCACAAGCAAAACCCTCTCTATACCCATTTTCAGGATATTATCGAGATTTTTAAAAAGTACGATGTTTCCTTCAGCTTAGGCGACTCTCTGCGACCGGGTTGCACCCACGACGCCTCAGATGAAGCGCAACTCGCCGAACTCAAAACCCTTGGACAACTCACCCGCAAAGCCTGGGAACACGACGTACAGGTGATGGTAGAAGGGCCCGGCCATGTGCCGATGGATCAAATTGAGTTTAACGTTAAAAAACAGATGGAAGAGTGTTCTGAAGCGCCCTTCTATGTGTTGGGGCCTCTAGTAACGGATATTGCCCCCGGTTACGATCATATTACCTCGGCGATTGGCGCGGCGATCGCAGGTTGGCACGGTACCGCCATGCTGTGTTACGTCACCCCCAAAGAACACCTCGGCTTACCCAATGCTGAAGATGTGCGAAATGGCTTAATTGCCTATAAAATTGCGGCCCATGCAGCCGATATCGCCCGCCATCGTCCCGGCGCGCGCGATCGCGATGACGAACTCTCAGCGGCCCGCTATAATTTCGACTGGAATCGCCAGTTTGAATTATCCCTCGACCCCGAACGGGCAAAAGAGTACCACGACGAAACCCTACCCGCAGACATCTACAAAACCGCAGAATTCTGTTCCATGTGCGGCCCCAAATTCTGCCCCATGCAGACCAAAGTGGACGCCGATGCGCTGACAGAGTTAGAAAAATTCCTCGCTAAAGACAAAGAAGCCGTCTCTTCCAAGTAA
- a CDS encoding Uma2 family endonuclease: MTISSQLMTLEDFLSYDDGTDTRYELEDGELLAMPTESDRNIRIASFLFAYFLQLGIPFYRLRIGTEIAVSGRRATVRLPDLMVLTEELALMLAGASRSLVTLDMPPPQLVVEVVSPGQPQQERDYRYKRSQYEARGISEYWIVDPIQERITVLSWVAGLYEEGVYQGESAIASSFLQELGGILTAIQILQAGN; encoded by the coding sequence ATGACGATTTCCTCTCAACTCATGACGCTAGAGGATTTTCTCAGTTATGACGATGGCACAGATACCCGATATGAGCTAGAGGACGGAGAGTTGCTGGCTATGCCCACAGAGAGCGATCGCAATATCCGCATTGCCTCTTTTTTGTTTGCCTATTTTTTACAACTAGGAATCCCGTTTTATCGGTTAAGAATTGGCACCGAAATCGCCGTCAGTGGTAGAAGGGCTACGGTACGCCTTCCCGATTTAATGGTATTAACTGAAGAACTCGCACTCATGTTAGCAGGAGCCAGTCGTTCTCTTGTTACCTTAGATATGCCACCCCCGCAGTTAGTTGTAGAAGTGGTGAGTCCGGGACAACCGCAGCAAGAACGAGATTACCGTTATAAACGTTCTCAATACGAAGCGCGAGGAATTAGCGAATATTGGATTGTTGACCCCATTCAAGAACGCATTACCGTCTTAAGTTGGGTTGCAGGACTCTACGAGGAGGGTGTCTATCAGGGAGAAAGTGCGATCGCTTCTAGTTTCCTACAAGAGTTAGGGGGAATTTTAACCGCAATCCAAATCTTGCAAGCAGGTAACTAG
- a CDS encoding folate-binding protein YgfZ, with the protein MIEQLQQVQAATGATLKDGVAVRFENETDASLEDDTLLCDRTHWGRLQVTGDDRIRFLHNQSTNDFEKLKPGQGCDTVFVTSTARTLDLVTAYVTEDSVILLVSPNRREKIFQWCDRYIFPMDKVELTDITEETACFSLIGKTSDAILIQLGGQPLTSEPFGTHQLQLLANLETRVAVGSGLATPGYTLIVPAQKAATLWSQLVAAGVKPIGSQTWETLRIQQGRPTPDQELTEEYNPLEAGLWQTISFEKGCYIGQETIARLNTYKGVKQQLWGVRLQTYAEPGSLITAGKEKVGTLTSIMQTDKDYIGLAYIRTKAGGAGLQVLVNDTPGEVIDVPFLSRGYLGEAPTA; encoded by the coding sequence ATGATTGAACAATTGCAGCAAGTTCAAGCCGCTACAGGCGCAACGCTTAAAGATGGGGTGGCTGTCCGCTTTGAGAATGAGACGGATGCTAGCTTAGAGGATGATACGCTATTGTGCGATCGCACTCACTGGGGACGCCTGCAAGTTACGGGAGATGACCGTATCCGATTTTTGCACAATCAAAGCACCAATGACTTTGAAAAACTCAAACCCGGACAAGGCTGCGATACAGTTTTTGTGACTTCAACGGCGAGAACCCTAGACTTAGTCACCGCCTATGTAACTGAAGATAGCGTTATCCTGCTGGTCTCGCCCAACCGGAGAGAGAAGATTTTCCAATGGTGCGATCGCTATATCTTCCCAATGGATAAAGTAGAGTTAACCGATATTACCGAGGAAACCGCCTGTTTTAGTTTAATCGGTAAAACCAGCGATGCTATTTTAATCCAACTGGGCGGACAACCCCTCACCAGCGAACCCTTTGGCACCCATCAACTTCAGTTACTCGCAAACCTAGAAACTCGCGTCGCAGTCGGTAGCGGTTTAGCCACCCCCGGATATACTTTAATCGTTCCCGCCCAAAAAGCAGCCACCCTCTGGAGTCAACTAGTAGCCGCAGGGGTAAAACCTATCGGAAGCCAAACTTGGGAAACCCTCCGCATTCAACAGGGACGCCCAACCCCAGACCAAGAACTCACCGAAGAATATAATCCATTAGAGGCGGGTTTGTGGCAAACCATCTCATTTGAGAAAGGTTGCTACATTGGTCAAGAAACTATCGCCAGACTCAACACCTATAAAGGGGTGAAACAGCAACTTTGGGGAGTTCGCCTCCAGACTTACGCCGAACCCGGAAGCCTCATCACCGCAGGTAAAGAAAAAGTCGGCACTCTCACCAGTATCATGCAAACGGATAAGGATTACATTGGACTCGCCTACATTCGCACCAAAGCAGGCGGCGCAGGTTTGCAAGTTTTGGTAAACGATACCCCAGGCGAGGTTATTGACGTTCCCTTCCTCTCTCGCGGCTATCTGGGGGAAGCGCCAACCGCTTAA
- a CDS encoding hemolysin family protein: MIVLFSDAVAVTVSRSLTVQAAAAVNLTLSDAIVRVLLVFLLIAINAFFVTAEFSIVSVRRSRISQLVAVGDIQAKTVQNLQRSIDRLLSTTQLGITLSSLALGWIGESTMAVLIARGMTQLPIPNNAKQFLTHSVSIPIAFLLIAYLQIVLGELCPKSVALLYSEQLARFLGPPSLAIARFFNPFIWILNQSTRQLLRLCGVQYRGAWYSRLTPEELQLIIATSSESTGLEAEERELLKNVFEFGEVLAGEIMIPRTNIAALPVHASFHTLLSEIANTGHSRYPVMGESLDDIQGIIHFKQLAEPLANGELTLETPIRAWLRPARFIPEQKPLNELLPLMQRSQQEMVIVVDEFGGTAGLLTIQDIIAEIIGNTEEPTKTEDPSVQMLDAQTYLVQAQLHLEEVNELLNLELPILDEYQTLGGFLIYNLQKIPSVGEVLNYNSLELTVISAEGPRLHQIRVRRTEFPSELNATLEIESPSLSDRNPPPET; the protein is encoded by the coding sequence ATGATAGTTCTTTTTTCAGATGCAGTCGCCGTTACTGTTAGTCGAAGTCTAACGGTTCAAGCGGCTGCTGCGGTTAACTTAACGCTTTCCGATGCGATTGTGCGGGTGCTGTTAGTCTTTCTTTTAATTGCGATTAATGCCTTTTTTGTCACCGCAGAATTTTCGATTGTTTCCGTTCGGCGATCGCGCATTAGTCAACTAGTTGCGGTTGGCGATATCCAAGCCAAAACCGTACAGAACTTGCAGCGCAGCATCGATCGCCTGCTGTCCACTACCCAACTCGGCATTACCCTTTCCAGTCTAGCCCTAGGGTGGATTGGCGAAAGCACAATGGCGGTGTTAATTGCGCGCGGGATGACACAACTCCCCATCCCCAACAACGCCAAACAATTTCTCACCCACTCTGTTTCCATCCCCATCGCCTTTTTACTCATCGCTTACTTACAGATTGTCCTCGGCGAACTGTGTCCCAAATCCGTTGCCTTACTGTATTCCGAACAACTGGCCCGATTTTTAGGCCCTCCCAGTTTAGCGATCGCCCGCTTCTTTAATCCGTTTATTTGGATACTCAACCAATCGACGCGCCAACTTTTGCGCCTGTGCGGCGTACAATACCGAGGCGCTTGGTATAGCCGACTCACCCCCGAAGAACTGCAACTGATCATCGCCACCTCCAGCGAATCTACAGGACTCGAAGCCGAAGAACGCGAACTGTTAAAAAACGTCTTTGAATTTGGCGAAGTCCTTGCGGGCGAAATCATGATTCCCCGTACCAACATCGCCGCCTTACCCGTCCATGCCAGTTTCCACACCCTTCTGAGCGAAATTGCCAATACGGGTCATTCTCGCTATCCCGTCATGGGAGAATCCCTCGATGACATTCAAGGCATTATTCACTTCAAACAACTAGCCGAACCCCTCGCTAACGGCGAACTCACCCTAGAAACTCCCATTCGGGCTTGGTTGCGGCCCGCCCGCTTCATCCCCGAACAGAAACCCCTCAACGAACTGTTACCCTTAATGCAGCGATCGCAGCAAGAAATGGTGATTGTCGTCGATGAATTTGGCGGAACTGCTGGCTTACTGACCATTCAAGACATCATCGCCGAAATTATTGGTAATACCGAGGAACCCACCAAAACCGAAGACCCCAGCGTGCAGATGCTAGATGCTCAAACCTATCTTGTCCAAGCCCAACTGCACCTCGAAGAAGTCAACGAACTTTTGAACCTAGAACTCCCCATCCTCGACGAATATCAAACATTAGGGGGCTTTTTAATCTACAACCTGCAAAAGATCCCCAGCGTGGGAGAAGTCCTCAACTACAACAGCCTCGAACTCACCGTAATCTCTGCCGAAGGGCCGCGCCTGCACCAAATTCGCGTCCGCCGTACCGAGTTTCCTAGCGAACTCAATGCCACCCTAGAAATAGAGTCACCCTCTTTAAGCGATCGCAATCCTCCCCCAGAAACCTAG
- a CDS encoding polymorphic toxin type 24 domain-containing protein, with translation MPKPIDWTVGIPARTLIANGKQVSGHFPLEGEEARAILYRRNESNLTSYIVYDEEGKAIKRVDLTGKAHAGIPTPHVVEYSHHQNSQKKIFVQANKRVRPAMPDEIP, from the coding sequence GTGCCTAAACCGATTGACTGGACGGTAGGAATACCCGCTAGAACCTTAATAGCTAACGGAAAGCAAGTCAGCGGTCACTTTCCTCTTGAAGGAGAAGAGGCGAGAGCTATTCTATATCGCCGGAATGAATCCAATTTGACAAGCTATATTGTATATGATGAGGAGGGAAAAGCGATTAAGCGTGTAGACCTTACTGGAAAAGCTCATGCAGGAATACCAACCCCTCATGTAGTAGAGTACAGCCATCATCAAAATTCCCAAAAAAAGATATTTGTTCAAGCTAATAAAAGAGTTAGACCTGCAATGCCAGATGAGATTCCATAA
- a CDS encoding Uma2 family endonuclease, whose protein sequence is MVVQIPIQRLQVPPGQRVLLQDVSWEEFIAILQDLGEHRVTRIAYDDGLLEIMSPLPEHEYFKETLGDAIKDIAETLELNYESYGSTTWRQQAKQAGLEPDNCFYFQNEARVRGKLQFDLNQDPPPDLALEIDITSPSLERFPIYARLGVPELWCYNGEILKIYQLQDGQYIEVKQSSIFPQLNLSQLPELIETYRPAGRLALRRAIRAWVRQQQTE, encoded by the coding sequence ATGGTCGTACAAATTCCAATTCAACGCCTGCAAGTTCCACCCGGACAGCGAGTTTTATTGCAAGATGTCAGTTGGGAAGAATTTATCGCTATTCTACAGGATCTGGGCGAGCATCGCGTCACGCGCATTGCTTACGATGACGGACTTCTAGAAATTATGTCACCCTTACCAGAACATGAGTATTTCAAGGAAACGCTGGGAGACGCCATTAAGGATATTGCCGAAACTCTAGAATTGAATTATGAAAGTTATGGTTCTACCACTTGGCGACAGCAGGCTAAACAGGCAGGGTTAGAACCGGATAATTGTTTTTACTTCCAAAATGAAGCCAGAGTGAGAGGGAAGCTACAGTTCGATCTTAACCAAGACCCGCCCCCCGATCTTGCCTTAGAAATTGATATCACCAGCCCATCGTTAGAACGATTTCCCATTTATGCACGCTTAGGTGTTCCCGAACTGTGGTGCTACAATGGCGAGATTCTGAAAATCTACCAACTTCAGGACGGGCAGTATATTGAAGTGAAGCAAAGTTCAATCTTTCCCCAATTGAATCTTAGCCAACTTCCAGAATTGATTGAAACCTATCGTCCTGCGGGGCGTTTGGCACTGCGGCGAGCAATTCGGGCTTGGGTAAGACAGCAACAAACCGAGTAA
- a CDS encoding Uma2 family endonuclease yields the protein MVVKIPIQRLQVPPGQRVLLQDVSWEEFVAILQDLGEHRVTRIAYDDGLLEIMSPLPEHEYFKQALSIAIEDIAETLELNYESYGSTTWRQQAKQAGLEPDNCFYFQNEARVKGKLQFDLNQDPPPDLALEIDITSPSLERFPIYARLGVPELWCYNGEVLKIYQLQDGQYLEVAQSSIFPQLNISQLPELIETYRPAGRLALRKAVRAWVKSILG from the coding sequence ATGGTAGTAAAAATTCCAATTCAACGCCTGCAAGTTCCACCCGGACAGCGAGTTTTATTACAAGATGTCAGTTGGGAAGAATTTGTCGCTATTCTACAGGATCTGGGCGAGCATCGCGTCACGCGCATTGCTTACGATGACGGACTTCTCGAAATTATGTCACCCCTGCCAGAACACGAGTATTTCAAGCAAGCCTTGAGTATTGCAATTGAAGATATTGCCGAAACTCTAGAATTGAACTATGAAAGTTATGGTTCTACAACCTGGCGACAGCAGGCTAAACAGGCAGGCTTAGAACCGGATAATTGTTTTTACTTCCAAAATGAAGCCAGAGTGAAAGGGAAGCTACAGTTCGATCTTAACCAAGACCCGCCCCCCGATCTTGCCTTAGAAATTGATATCACCAGCCCATCGTTAGAACGATTTCCTATTTATGCACGCTTAGGCGTTCCCGAACTGTGGTGCTACAATGGCGAGGTTCTGAAAATCTACCAACTTCAGGACGGGCAGTATCTAGAAGTGGCGCAAAGCTCAATCTTTCCTCAATTGAATATTAGCCAACTTCCAGAATTGATTGAAACCTATCGTCCTGCGGGACGTTTGGCACTGCGGAAAGCTGTTCGAGCTTGGGTAAAGTCAATTTTAGGCTAA
- a CDS encoding adenylate/guanylate cyclase domain-containing protein, whose translation MRKASKQNRPLNRRKPNRFCQRLLSFLPTSRRRPLGSHQPASAVPLPSNETERLAALNHYQILDTPPEEEFDELTELAAYICGTPIALISLIDNNRQWFKSKLGIEAPETPKEQAFCAYAILKPDEVMVVPNACEDERFANNPLVTADPNIRFYAGTPLVTPEGFPLGTLCTIDRIPRHLTPQQLKALQALGRQVIAQMELRLKTARLEGQLKRYQEVEANLRISDAQVVDLLESMSDGFFTLNPQWEFTGINPVAAQIFKRQPEELLGQNIWQTFPEIVGSKFEHEYRKAMSQQQKVMFEEFEVSLGQWLEVRAFPSYSGLSVFLLNINQRKVMEEAFRYQRNQTEDLLLNILPASIAEELKFDLRTIADNFEEVTILFADLVNFTQLASQLKALELVSLLNEIFSAFDRLTEQHGLEKIKTIGDAYLVVGGLPLIRADHAIAIANMALDMQAVLQAFNQTNQTHLNLRIGINTGPVVAGVIGTKKFSYDIWGDAVNLASRMESSGVPGSIQVSESTYQRLKHLYNFEPRGLIPMKGKGEMPAYLLLSRKQEIACEMPPHPCP comes from the coding sequence GTGAGGAAAGCTTCAAAGCAAAATCGCCCTCTCAACAGACGCAAGCCTAATCGTTTTTGCCAGCGCCTCCTCTCATTCCTCCCCACCTCAAGACGCAGACCCCTCGGTTCTCATCAACCCGCTTCAGCCGTCCCTCTACCGAGTAATGAAACCGAACGACTTGCAGCCCTCAATCATTATCAAATCCTCGATACCCCTCCAGAAGAAGAGTTTGACGAACTCACCGAATTAGCTGCTTATATTTGTGGAACGCCCATCGCCCTGATTAGCTTAATTGACAACAACCGTCAGTGGTTTAAATCTAAGTTGGGTATAGAGGCTCCCGAAACCCCCAAAGAACAAGCCTTTTGCGCCTATGCCATTCTTAAACCCGATGAAGTTATGGTGGTGCCTAATGCTTGCGAGGATGAGCGTTTTGCAAACAATCCCCTGGTGACTGCTGACCCTAACATCCGCTTTTATGCAGGCACCCCATTAGTAACGCCTGAAGGGTTTCCCTTGGGAACGCTGTGTACGATTGACCGAATTCCCCGCCATCTTACCCCCCAACAGCTAAAGGCGCTACAAGCATTGGGGCGTCAAGTCATTGCTCAGATGGAACTCCGCTTAAAGACTGCGCGTTTAGAAGGTCAACTGAAACGCTATCAAGAAGTAGAAGCCAATTTGAGAATTTCTGATGCTCAAGTAGTGGATTTACTCGAAAGTATGAGCGATGGCTTTTTTACGCTCAATCCTCAATGGGAATTTACGGGGATTAATCCAGTTGCTGCTCAAATTTTTAAGCGTCAACCTGAAGAATTATTAGGACAAAATATTTGGCAAACTTTCCCAGAAATTGTGGGTTCTAAGTTTGAACATGAATATCGAAAAGCAATGTCTCAACAGCAGAAGGTGATGTTTGAAGAGTTTGAGGTGAGCTTGGGACAATGGTTAGAAGTTCGGGCGTTTCCCTCCTATTCAGGATTATCGGTCTTTTTGCTGAACATCAATCAACGCAAGGTGATGGAAGAGGCGTTTCGCTACCAACGGAACCAAACCGAAGACCTCTTACTCAATATTTTACCCGCTTCCATTGCTGAAGAATTAAAGTTTGATTTAAGAACAATTGCCGATAACTTTGAAGAGGTCACAATCTTATTTGCTGATTTGGTGAATTTCACCCAATTGGCAAGTCAACTCAAAGCTTTAGAGTTAGTCAGCTTGCTCAATGAAATTTTTTCTGCTTTCGATCGTTTAACCGAACAACATGGGTTAGAAAAGATTAAAACGATTGGCGATGCTTACTTAGTCGTGGGAGGATTACCCTTAATTAGAGCAGATCATGCGATCGCGATCGCGAATATGGCCCTTGATATGCAAGCCGTACTCCAAGCGTTCAACCAAACCAATCAAACCCATCTCAACCTGCGGATTGGCATCAACACAGGCCCGGTTGTGGCTGGGGTGATAGGCACCAAAAAATTTAGTTACGATATTTGGGGCGATGCAGTCAACCTCGCTAGCCGGATGGAATCTTCTGGCGTTCCCGGAAGCATCCAAGTCAGCGAAAGCACTTACCAGCGTCTCAAACACCTCTACAACTTTGAACCGCGCGGTTTAATTCCCATGAAAGGCAAAGGCGAAATGCCAGCTTACTTGCTACTTTCCCGCAAACAAGAAATAGCCTGCGAAATGCCACCCCATCCCTGTCCTTAG
- a CDS encoding DNA cytosine methyltransferase, whose translation MNQPVISLFAGCGGLDLGFSQAGFDVIWANEFDREIWQTYEANHPQTFLDKRSIRDIPSEEIPDCIGIIGGPPCQSWSEAGSQRGIEDERGQLFLEYVRVLRDKQPLFFLAENVSGLLHQKHRQALNNIIAAFEEAGYWVTYKLLNAVDYQVPQDRKRVILVGYHMQLNQRFDFTHLIPHSQPLTLKDAIWDLRETAIPAIDKCKTNGNTCQIPNHEYMTGGFSSIYMSRNRVRSWDEPSFTIQAGGRHAPIHPQANKMIYFDKDKFIFDPNSPLPYRRLSVRECARIQTFPDNFIFDYKNLNAGYKMIGNAVPVRLSYELATTILRNLLNASEKTVLQTEIMGLPLSLR comes from the coding sequence ATGAATCAGCCTGTTATTTCCTTATTTGCTGGATGCGGTGGATTAGACCTAGGCTTTAGTCAAGCAGGATTTGATGTCATTTGGGCGAATGAATTCGATCGAGAAATTTGGCAAACCTACGAAGCCAATCACCCCCAAACGTTCCTCGATAAGCGCAGTATTCGCGATATTCCTTCTGAAGAGATTCCTGACTGTATCGGTATCATTGGCGGTCCGCCTTGTCAAAGTTGGAGTGAAGCCGGAAGCCAGCGCGGAATTGAAGACGAACGCGGACAACTTTTCTTAGAATATGTCAGAGTTTTGCGAGATAAACAGCCCTTATTTTTCCTCGCTGAAAATGTCTCCGGTTTGTTGCACCAGAAGCATCGCCAAGCCTTAAATAATATTATTGCAGCTTTTGAAGAAGCCGGATATTGGGTAACATACAAGTTATTGAATGCGGTAGATTATCAAGTACCGCAAGACCGCAAGCGCGTGATTTTAGTCGGCTATCATATGCAGCTAAATCAGCGCTTTGATTTTACTCATCTTATCCCCCACTCTCAACCTCTAACTTTAAAGGATGCCATTTGGGATTTACGAGAAACTGCTATTCCTGCAATCGATAAATGTAAGACCAATGGCAATACTTGTCAAATTCCCAATCATGAATATATGACTGGGGGATTTTCCAGTATTTATATGTCTAGAAATCGCGTCCGCAGTTGGGATGAACCCTCCTTTACCATTCAAGCTGGAGGACGACACGCACCTATTCATCCCCAAGCGAATAAGATGATTTATTTCGACAAAGATAAATTTATCTTCGATCCTAATTCTCCCTTACCTTATCGTCGTCTTTCTGTGCGGGAATGTGCCAGAATTCAAACTTTTCCCGATAATTTTATTTTTGATTATAAAAATCTGAACGCAGGTTACAAAATGATTGGAAATGCAGTTCCCGTTCGCCTCAGCTATGAATTAGCTACAACCATTCTCCGAAATTTACTAAATGCTTCAGAAAAGACTGTCTTGCAAACGGAAATAATGGGACTTCCCCTAAGTTTGCGATAA
- the pyrE gene encoding orotate phosphoribosyltransferase, giving the protein MTSEILSQSAATADLATLRHQLLDLFCELAYREGDFVLSSGKKSTYYINGKQVTLHPQGAVATGRLLFSLLPADTQAVAGLTLGADPIVSAVSVISVYENRPIPALIVRKEAKDHGTMAYIEGNRLPAESKVVVLEDVVTTGQSAMKAVQRLRDAGYQVEEVISLVDRQEGGAEFYASVGLKFQAVFTIAEIQQWFRKSQPA; this is encoded by the coding sequence ATGACTTCTGAAATTCTCTCACAATCCGCAGCTACGGCTGATTTAGCGACCTTACGCCATCAACTTCTCGATTTATTTTGCGAACTCGCCTATCGAGAAGGCGATTTTGTCCTATCTTCCGGCAAAAAGAGTACCTATTACATTAATGGCAAGCAAGTCACGCTACATCCCCAAGGGGCTGTTGCTACGGGGCGTTTATTATTCTCATTGTTGCCTGCCGATACCCAAGCTGTGGCAGGATTGACCCTAGGGGCCGACCCGATTGTCAGTGCGGTGAGTGTGATTTCCGTCTATGAAAATCGCCCCATTCCCGCGTTGATTGTCCGCAAGGAAGCCAAAGATCACGGGACGATGGCTTATATTGAAGGCAATCGCTTGCCTGCTGAGAGTAAGGTAGTGGTTTTAGAGGATGTGGTGACGACTGGACAGTCGGCGATGAAGGCGGTGCAACGCCTGCGGGATGCGGGTTATCAGGTGGAAGAGGTGATTTCCCTGGTGGATAGGCAGGAAGGCGGGGCCGAATTTTATGCATCTGTTGGGCTAAAGTTTCAGGCTGTATTCACCATTGCTGAAATTCAGCAGTGGTTCCGCAAATCTCAGCCTGCTTAG
- a CDS encoding Uma2 family endonuclease — MTTSIPQYPPLENGDRLTRPEFERRYTANPYVQKAELIEGIVYVASPLRFQQHAEPHSRLHGWLWTYQVSTPGLLLGIEPTVRLDLDNEPQPDIVLILEEAAGGGARLTEEGYLEGVPELVVEIAASSAAIDLGGKQRAYRRNGVREYIVWQSFEQRLDWFELVEGDYQPLMSDRDRIIRSRQFPGLWLAVDALLNNQMIQVLQVLQQGIASPEHAAFVEQLGSRRLR, encoded by the coding sequence ATGACGACTTCTATTCCTCAGTATCCCCCCTTGGAGAATGGCGATCGCCTGACGCGTCCCGAATTTGAACGCCGCTATACAGCAAACCCCTACGTCCAAAAAGCAGAACTGATTGAAGGCATTGTTTACGTGGCATCTCCCCTGCGCTTCCAGCAACACGCAGAACCTCATAGCCGCTTGCATGGCTGGTTGTGGACGTATCAAGTGAGTACGCCAGGTTTGCTGTTGGGTATTGAACCCACCGTTCGCCTAGACTTAGACAACGAACCCCAACCCGATATTGTCTTAATTTTGGAAGAAGCCGCAGGAGGAGGCGCTAGATTAACCGAAGAGGGTTATTTAGAAGGCGTACCCGAATTAGTCGTGGAAATTGCAGCCAGTAGCGCTGCCATTGATTTAGGCGGTAAACAACGGGCTTATCGTCGGAATGGGGTACGAGAATACATCGTTTGGCAATCGTTTGAACAACGCTTAGATTGGTTTGAATTGGTAGAGGGAGACTACCAACCGCTGATGAGCGATCGCGATCGCATTATTCGTTCTCGTCAGTTTCCGGGTTTGTGGTTAGCGGTGGATGCGCTATTAAACAATCAAATGATCCAAGTTTTGCAGGTCTTGCAACAGGGCATCGCCTCGCCGGAACACGCCGCCTTTGTAGAACAGTTAGGATCTAGGAGGTTGCGATGA